ttagtatttccatgggtagtaacATACCCACAATTGATAGGGCATTCATggaggttgttagtatttccatgggtagtattaacaTACCCACAATTGATAGGGCATTCATggaggttgttagtatttccatgggtagtattaacaTACCCACAATTACTAGGGCATTCATggaggttgttagtatttccatgggtagtattaacaTACCCACAATTGATAGGGCATTCATggaggttgttagtatttccatgggtagtattaacaTACCCACAATTACTAGGGCATTCATggaggttgttagtatttccatgggtattaACATACCCACAATTGATAGGGCATTCATggaggttgttagtatttccatgggtagtattaacaTACCCACAATTGATAGGGCATTCATGGAGGttgttagtatttcatgggtagtatTAACATACCCACAATTGATAGGGCATTCATggaggttgttagtatttccatgggtagtattaacaTACCCACAATTGATAGGGCATTCATggaggttgttagtatttccatgggtagtattaacaTACCCACAATTGATAGGGCATTCATggaggttgttagtatttccatgggtagtattaacaTACCCACAATTGATAGGGCATTCATggaggttgttagtatttccatgggtagtattaacaTACCCACAATTGATAGGGCATTCATggaggttgttagtatttccatgggtagtattaacaTACCCACAATTAATAGGGCATTCATggaggttgttagtatttccatgggtagttttaacacACCCACAATTACTAGGGCATTCATggaggttgttagtatttccatgggtagtattaacaTACCCACAATTAATAGGGCATTCATggaggttgttagtatttccatgggtagttttaacacACCCACAATTGATAGGGCATTCATggaggttgttagtatttccatgggtagttttaacacACCCATAATTGACAGGGCATTCATggaggttgttagtatttccatgggtagttttaacacACCCACAATTGATAGGACATTAGTggaggttgttagtatttccatgggtagttttaacacACCCACAATTACTAGGGCATTCATggaggttgttagtatttccatgggtagttttacgagcctagtgatagtgtgacaaggcttctgcaccatgaatgtgaaaagcacccgtgagaacctgactaatctgtGTGGCTTTTGGAAACATTTGTTGAGAGCCAAAAGGATCTGAGAATACAAGACCCAAAACTCACCCTAAAattatcctctccctcccgtcaGCCTGGGTTGAGAAGGAGCTCCGCCACGATCGGCTCCTCGCCCCCCACTACCGATACTATGTGCGGGAGATGAGGATCCTCGCCTACACGCAGCTGCTGGAGTCCTACCGCTCGCTAACCCTCCAGTACATGGCCACAGCCTTCGGGGTCTCCACAGAGTTCATTGACAGGTgagcttctgtctgtctgtatgcttgTCTAAAATGTGTTTGACAGATGTATTGCCGGCTCTGCAGACAAAATTGCTGATCCTCTCActctagggggcttcgtggtgcagtggttagcacactcggctcacaactgagagagcccgggttcgattccgcGGCGGAGTGGAAatatttgggtggcttttccgataccttatgcccctgtccacccagcagtgaatgggtaccaggtattaatcaggggttgtgtcccgtctcctgggatctgttcccttctcctataattccttccccttctgtctctctccggcatatgaccacagatgttgcgccgactaaacgaatctttccaacttttcctctcaCTCTAAACTTAACTGTACCACCTTTCTGTATGGTGAGTCACATTGGGTAAGAGTTCATTCCTCACTTCTGTTGCCATTCCTAACCCTCCACTCTTCTTCCGAAAGTAAACTGTCTTCtggcctttcattcttttttctttcattggagCAGTGTTGAGTtgactttttttcattgttttttattttttgcccttgatctgcctcccttggaaaaaaagaaaagaaaaatgcttCACATGACTGTGCAGAGAAGGGCTACTGAGTTTAAAGCAAGATGGATCAGTAGTTTTGTCTCTAGCTGTGCACTGGGTGAATAGACTCCCAAGAGCCTCCTCCTAGGGAATACATTTGCTTGTCTTATATGttcgtattattaaacatttcgctgcccgaacacacatatttgacaaggcttttgttggtgttttgggcatttccattaaTAGTttttgagcctggtggtagtctgacccttcttctgtaccatgagtgtGAAAAATACTCCTGAAAATGCGATTAATCTcctcagcctttggaaatagttgatgtgggagagggaagcgtctaagaacaccacccattcattcatttcatcgacgcctgctcctaggaaatgaatgaatgaatgggcggtattcttagacgcttccctctcccacatcaactatttccaacggcTGAGAAGGAGATTAATTGCATTTTCAGGAGTATTTTTTCAcacatggtacagaagaagggtcagaccttATACCACCCATAGCCACACAAATGCACATCTTCACCTCTCACCGTCTCTTTCAGGGAGTTGTCGCGATACATTGCCGCTGGCCGCCTCCACTGCAAGATAGACAAGGTTGGCGGCATCGTGGAGACCAACCGACCAGACTCCAAGAACTGGCAGTACCAGGCGGTCATCAAGCACGGCGACATCTTGCTTAACAGAGTACAGAAGTTGTCGCGGGTCATCAACATCTAGCTCAGCCTGGCCCGTGTTTCTATGCTTTCTAACACACTTTGTTGTACTGTAAGAACTTAGGAGGTTTAAACGTTTATTTTGTGGTTGGCTTACATCCTTTCAGCATTTGGAGGGTGTAACTGTACCAGTCACTATTTATGAATGGCAACAATTAGGAACTTAATAAATTTCTTATATAAAGCTGTGTGTTACTCTGaacctttaacctggtagcagcggggatcatgtttcttaatggtccctctaagcgagaaaaatgagaaaaaatcatcactcacacaaaccatttcataatttatatcaaaggatttgtgatcagtttatgcattatctatttttgggggtttatatcatgccacaaatttggctcgtcgctgctacacggtatagccacaaatttggcccatagctgctacacggtatagccacaaatttggcccgtcgctgctacatggtaaagccacaaatttggcccgtcgctgcttctggGTTAATAAGAAAGTCACCATCATGAGGCAAAACATACCAGGaatgctttctttttcctttttccataaaCTTTTCACACCAACCTGATAAAAATAAAGAACTGGAAAAGGTGAATACTCAGTGACCCCAAAAGTGTAGTTGCTGGAAATAGTCGAGTTTCAATCACCATTCTTGCTGAACATGGCATAGACCTAAATATTATGGGGCCATTCATGTTGGCAAGATAAGATGTTCCATTACACCTACACTACTTACCATGGGGCTTTACACATTCATCTTTAAAAACACACGTAAGTATCAGAAAGGGACTGATCAGTTTATGTTTTATTTACATTATGAGAGGTGTCAATCATATCAAGATCAGATGCAAGACCTTTGACATTTCACAGTCCCAAAGAATCACAAAAAAGCTAGACTCAGACATATGGCTTGACCTTCCTCAAACTATTCACCATCTGCTAATGAAAGCTTAAATACTCCATGACCTATGTAGCACAAACTTCAATACGCTGTGACCTATGAAACAAAAACTTCGTGAGAAACTGAAGACATAACTTTGCAGATTTTGTATTTTATCTCGGCATCTTTTTACATCTTCAGCACTCCATGAACACAATACTAAGTCTATGAGATATGCACTTCAGTGTGAAAAGCGCCTGTGTTCTATTATCGCACCACAATGAAAAGAAACAGTGCAAAAACATATAGTTGTAATACTATTGCAGTTTAAAACCCTTCTACATTTTAACTACAACAGCCAGTTAGGACATTATTGACGGAGAAAGAGtaagtacatatatttttactttcttattttagTTGACATCTATTTTGTTACTAGATTTACCTGGTTTACTTTGCCATGTTCTAGTTTATCAATATTTTTGTTGTGTTATTTGCTTTCCCCAATTTACTTTATCATTTGAGTTTAATTTAAAGTTTTGCATTAGTATTACCTTTCTTGATTTATCTGTTGATACAAGAAACATGTCTACATAAAAagaaattcaaataaaaaatatatctatGTATTCATTCACATCACTGGGCCAAGGGCAGCGGCAGCAACCAACCTCACACCTCCTCCAGCTCCACCAGCACCCCGGCACAGTCCTTGGGGTGCAGGAACACCACCGGCTTGCCGTGCGCCCCGATCTTTGGCTCCTTGCTCAGACACCGAATCTTCTGGGCCTGTAGGTCACTCATGGCTGCCCGGATGTCATTCACCTCAATGCAGATGTGGTGCATCCCTCCATTCTTGTTCTTGTCCAGGAAATTCTGAAGTATCAGTAATGGAATGTGTTAAAGACTCTTGAGggtggtggaggaaatggaggcacaaggaaggagaccaaggagAACATAGAAAGGAACAGTGCAACAAAGCTTGGAAGTGTTGGAAATAGATGAATTAGCATTGGAtcaaacaagatggaggaggatcattGTAAGTCAGACCACAGGAATGGAAAAAGATTGAAtagtaaaaacaaagaaagaagaagttgAGAGTATGTTGATGGTATAAATGTTGGCAAGAGTAGGAATAAACAAACACTATTAATACACGCACACAGGCACACAAGGCCGTAAGGAAGCTATGAGCCACCTGTTGAGCCGTACACACCTGTATGGGGCTGTTGTCCCCCAGCGGATGCAGCAGCTCCAGCTTGGTGTTGTCCAGCTTGACGAACACCGTGTAGACGCCATGCTCGGGCAGGGCCTCCACGCCACTCACCTCTGCCCCCATCACGTCcctgacacaccaccacaacacaaggACACACTGTTAATGACTTTCACCTGGCTACAGCATATGCAATTGTTTTAAAGTAGTTACTGAGTTCTTTTTAGCcttattttgctgtattaattTTGTCTAGTTAAAGTGTATaaaccattaagaaacatcaaACAACTCTCACCTGACCACAGAATATGCAATTGTTTTCAAGCAGTTACTGATTTATTTTTAGCCTTATTTTGCTGTGTTAATTTTGTCTGGTTAAAGAGTATAAATCATTAAGAAACACTAAACAACCCTCACCTGACCACAGTGTATGATAATCTTTTAAAGCAGTTACTGAGTTTCTTTTAGCCTTATCATTTCATGTTAATTAGGTTCAGGTAAAGAGTATGCACTATTATGAAACATTTAATAAGTATCACCTGACTACAGTGTTGACTATTGTTTTGAAGTAATTATTGagtttctttgtcttattttattatataatttAAATTTCATCCAGGTAAGGAGTATGCACCACAATGAAAAAGGTACAGAAGTGAAGAACAAGACAGCTGCAGAGGGTGagataagaacatgagaacgtaaggagtctgcaagaggccggctagTCTATACAAGGCATGAAGTAAGGCATAGCTGGATACTTTTTTTGTTTCTGGGAAGACATTTACAAGATGAGACTCAAAACTGGATACTTTTTTTGTTTCTGGGAAGACATTTACAAGATGAGACTCAAAGCTGGATACTTTTTTTGTTTCTGGGAAGACATTTACAAGATGAGACTCAAAACTGGATACTTTTTTTGTTTCTGGGAAGACATTTACAAGATGAGACTCAAAGCTGGATACTTTTTTTGTTTCTGGGAAGACATTTACAAGATGAGACTCAAAAAGAAGTAATCTTAACACTCGTAAACAAACTGCCTAAGTAATTCTTCAGCAATTTCTAGATATTTGGcttcatcaatttttcatcatgtggcACACCTTATGGTATAGATGCCTTTGTTATTCTAAGGTGTGAGTGATATACAATTCACCATAACTTTTCTGCCTATATCACAAGCAGACTGGAAAATGATATGATACTTGTTCTTTTTTGGTTTcctgagaagtagaaaaaaatactttggcagtttgtttatgaaggtgatgATTTgtagaaggaaagggtgaagataaCAAGGCTTCAGAAGGTCACCTGTAGAGGGCTGTGCTCTTCTCAAGGTCCGGGGTTGCTATGGCCACATGGTTCAGTCTGCCGAGCTTCCAGAGTGCCGGGGGGACCTTTGGGGGTGCTTGGCACAGCACTGCACTCTGACCCACCCAGCGGCGGCCCACCACGCCAGCAGCCAGGCGGGCAACACAGGACATGGACCGCAGCATTGTGTTTGTTTATTGGGTTTCGTGCAAAGAAGTCACTTGTGTTTAAGAGAGCTCACAGCAGTAGTGTCACAAGTTCCACAAGTTCCAGTTCTTGTAGTAATGAGGTAAATTATAGTCCTGAATCCAGTAAAGAAAGACACCACTTTTCAGTTTGTGTTAAATGTGGCAGAAAAAAAAGTTCCAAAAAATGAATTACTGAAGGATGAATGTAACGTGTCTAGGCCTTGAGGGGCAATGCAGTATCAGTCATGTCGACCTCAGCAGCTCTGGCCTTCTCCTCGGCGTCCCTGAGTGCCTCCTCCCTGTTGCGCTGGGGCTTGACGACTGAGTAATAGTTGTAGACCCGCAGCCCAAGGTCCATAGTGGCGAAGAGAGTCACCCCCGCACAGGCCAGTACAATGCCCTTGTGGAGGTACTCACCCAGGCGGCCGGCGCGCGGAATCTTCCTCATAACAACTGTAGGATCTGTTTCATCAAGAGGGCTAAGGTTTGGTAAACATACTAACTGTTGTCTAAACTAAACAATCTACATCCTTGCCTTCTTTCCTCAGAGATGGGTTCAGGAAAACTCGTACCCTTCCCGGAACTGAATAGATTAGTTCTACCACACATGGCCACAACATAGAATTAGTTACGGCCAATGAACTGGAGTCACAGATGTAAGCCTCTTCAA
This DNA window, taken from Eriocheir sinensis breed Jianghai 21 chromosome 53, ASM2467909v1, whole genome shotgun sequence, encodes the following:
- the LOC126983248 gene encoding ethylmalonyl-CoA/methylmalonyl-CoA epimerase-like, translating into MLRSMSCVARLAAGVVGRRWVGQSAVLCQAPPKVPPALWKLGRLNHVAIATPDLEKSTALYRDVMGAEVSGVEALPEHGVYTVFVKLDNTKLELLHPLGDNSPIQNFLDKNKNGGMHHICIEVNDIRAAMSDLQAQKIRCLSKEPKIGAHGKPVVFLHPKDCAGVLVELEEV